Proteins co-encoded in one Brassica oleracea var. oleracea cultivar TO1000 chromosome C4, BOL, whole genome shotgun sequence genomic window:
- the LOC106338331 gene encoding pyrroline-5-carboxylate reductase-like → METLPISAESFKVGFIGAGKMAESIARGVVASGMLPPNRNSTAVHSNLNRRQVFESFGVNVFSSSEEVVKESDVVIFYVKPQEWSGQDRFVRVMPNTPAAVGETVVSPSPCFNEPWTTEEDGALVAKLFGSVGKMFKADEKMFDAVTCLSGSGPAYIFLAIEALADGGVAAGLPRELALGLASQTVLGGATMVSKTGKYPGVLKDDVTSPGRTTRAGVHELEKGSWSCNNGEQNG, encoded by the exons ATGGAGACGCTTCCAATTTCCGCAGAGAGCTTCAAAGTAGGGTTCATCGGAGCTGGAAAGATGGCGGAGAGTATAGCCAGAGGCGTCGTTGCCTCCGGGATGCTTCCTCCGAATCGTAACTCCACTGCAGTTCACTCGAATCTGAATCGCCGTCAAGTCTTCGAGTCCTTTGGCGTCAATGTCTTCTCCAGTAGCGAAGAA GTTGTTAAAGAAAGCGATGTTGTGATCTTCTATGTGAAACCTCAA GAATGGTCTGGTCAAGATCGGTTCGTAAGGGTGATGCCTAATACACCAGCTGCAGTTGGTGAGACGGTAGTTTCTCCGAGTCCCTGTTT TAATGAGCCTTGGACAACGGAAGAAGATGGAGCACTTGTTGCTAAGTTGTTTGGCTCTGTGGGGAAGATGTTCAAAGCTGATGAGAAAATGTTTGATGCTGTCACTTGTCTCAG TGGAAGTGGACCAGCGTACATATTCTTAGCTATTGAAGCTTTAGCTGATGGAGGAGTAGCTGCTGGTTTACCCCGAGAACTCGCACTCGGTTTAGCTTCACAGACG GTTCTTGGAGGTGCAACAATGGTGAGCAAAACGGGGAAGTATCCGGGTGTGTTGAAAGATGATGTTACTTCACCAGGCAGGACTACAAGAGCCGGAGTTCATGAACTGGAGAAAGGGTCTTGGAGCTGCAACAATGGTGAGCAAAACGGATAA